Proteins found in one Sardina pilchardus chromosome 3, fSarPil1.1, whole genome shotgun sequence genomic segment:
- the zmp:0000001048 gene encoding retinol dehydrogenase 8, with product MGTRRVLVTGCSSGIGLAVAVRLAKDELKRFKVVATMRNLERRQALERAAGETLDRTLEIRQLDACSEDSIRECVNSLPDRRVDVLVNNAGVGMIGPLECQSVGAMQELFDTNFFGLARLVKEVLPDMKRRQSGHILVMSSVMGIQGLLFNDVYSASKFAVEGFCESLAVQAMKFNIKMTLVEPGPVVTEFERKVYEDAADMDLSGTDEETAKIFRQIYLPYSRKVFTSLGQTPEEVAEQTFELIVSRDPPFRHQTNRLYKPLTAMKHADPTGRLPIDTFYKMIFKHDRVFNASLSLMRMMTKKTGKSGG from the exons ATGGGAACCAGGAGGGTTCTGGTGACGGGCTGCTCCTCTGGAATTGGATTAGCTGTCGCGGTGCGTCTGGCCAAGGATGAGCTGAAGAGGTTCAAAG TTGTGGCTACCATGAGGAACTTGGAGCGGAGGCAGGCTCTGGAGAGGGCAGCTGGGGAGACGCTGGACCGCACGCTGGAGATCCGCCAGCTGGACGCTTGCAGTGAGGACTCcatcagagagtgtgtgaacagCCTGCCAGACAGACGGGTGGATGTTctgg TGAACAACGCAGGCGTGGGCATGATCGGTCCGCTGGAGTGCCAGAGCGTCGGCGCCATGCAGGAGCTCTTCGACACCAACTTCTTCGGCCTGGCGCGGCTCGTCAAGGAGGTGCTGCCGGACATGAAGAGACGCCAGAGCGGGCACATTCTCGTCATGAGCAGCGTCATGGGCATTCAGG GCCTTCTTTTCAATGACGTCTACTCCGCCTCAAAGTTCGCTGTAGAGGGATTCTGTGAGAGCCTGGCTGTGCAAGCTATGAAGTTTAACATAAA GATGACGTTAGTGGAGCCAGGTCCAGTGGTGACTGAGTTTGAGAGGAAGGTGTACGAGGACGCTGCGGACATGGACCTGTCCGGGACGGACGAGGAGACGGCCAAGATCTTCAGACAGATTTACCTGCCATACTCACGCAAGGTGTTCACCTCGCTCGGACAGACTCCAGAGGAAGTGGCTGAG cAAACCTTTGAGCTGATAGTGTCCAGAGACCCTCCCTTCCGCCACCAGACCAACCGGTTGTACAAGCCCCTGACAGCCATGAAGCACGCCGACCCCACTGGCAGGCTGCCCATCGACACTTTCTACAAGATGATCTTCAAGCACGACCGCGTGTTCAACGCAAGCCTGAGcctgatgaggatgatgacgaAGAAGACGGGGAAgagtggaggatga
- the shfl gene encoding shiftless antiviral inhibitor of ribosomal frameshifting protein homolog, whose amino-acid sequence MNRLQDEVELEISVRRLREKFHGKISIDKAALLMSRYGNNHRRIAMEIVLMKDRELDDEDRHDLKNDLVVKHVVEKLKAEEENQAGPQAHSSASQAAPKEDRSRKSGNKSKANKQPNEDKDIQELGERLRVLPLTQANVRMFDNAQRDLIPCVLHQFACERCDNDWWRRVAQRKAVSRCRKCKRKYDPVPEGKMWGIGEFHCPNCARTFRGFGRMDLGSPCYGCRSVITPTKILPPRRNVMGDGPRTKNPHSCLAEDCYNRQEPHVPGTECVHPRSRQRNNKPRVINPSDTHISSGSTVNTCLSQGSILDLYDLVRDDLEDVIYEDSEEDEEDDEEEEGRESDSSTGNIR is encoded by the exons ATGAATCGTCTTCAAGATGAGGTGGAG CTGGAAATCAGTGTCAGAAGACTCAGAGAAAAATTTCATGGAAAGATTTCAATTGACAAGGCAGCTCTGCTTATGAGCCGATATGGCAATAACCATCGACGGATAGCCATGGAGATCGTACTGATGAAAGACAGAG AGCTTGACGATGAAGACAGACATGATTTAAAGAATGATCTCGTTGTTAAG CATGTGGTGGAGAAACTGAAGGCTGAAGAGGAGAACCAAGCCGGGCCTCAGGCCCATTCCTCTGCCAGccag GCAGCCCCAAAAGAAGACAGATCTCGCAAGTCTGGTAATAAG tccaaagcaaacaaacagccaAACGAGGACAAGGACATCCAG gAACTGGGCGAGCGTCTCCGTGTGCTGCCCCTGACACAGGCGAATGTGCGCATGTTTGACAACGCACAGCGTGACCTCATCCCATGTGTCTTGCACCAGTTTGCCTGCGAGCGCTGTGACAACGACTGGTGGCGGCGCGTCGCACAGAGGAAAGCA GTGTCCCGCTGTCGGAAGTGCAAGAGGAAGTATGACCCTGTACCTGAGGGCAAGATGTGGGGCATTGGAGAGTTCCACTGCCCCAACTGTGCTCGCACTTTCAG GGGATTTGGAAGGATGGATTTGGGCTCGCCTTGCTACGGCTGTCGCTCCGTCATTACCCCAACCAAAATTTTACCGCCTCGCCGCAATGTGATGGGCGATGGACCGAGAACAAAGAACCCACACAGCTGCCTTGCTGAAGACTGCTACAACAGACAAG AACCCCACGTTCCGGGGACCGAGTGCGTCCACCCCCGCAGTCGCCAGCGGAACAACAAGCCCCGCGTGATCAACCCCAGCGACACGCACATCAGCTCCGGCTCCACCGTCAACACCTGCCTGAGCCAGGGCAGCATCCTGGACCTGTACGACCTGGTCCGCGACGACCTGGAGGACGTCATCTACGAGGAcagcgaggaggacgaggaggacgacgaagaggaggaggggagagagtccGACAGTAGCACAGGCAACATCAGATAG
- the LOC134077322 gene encoding heme-binding protein 2-like, with amino-acid sequence MVYVAGIIVLAFALAVEAKVGDSSLSSFCSESDECLLYNLTCKGVGYEVRRYEATKWASVEVESVFMEMAISKAFWKLFRYIMGSNEAGIKIDMAAPVIIKGPDSRSMWQSSGFTINFLLPSTYQLNQAPVPKPIDSAVSIIETPDMQVYVKSYGGWMSFISSRMQSRALRSAMDAAGASYVRGYHYDVGYNSPMKMTNRHNEVWYAVEGEPVCAV; translated from the exons AT GGTCTATGTAGCAGGAATAATTGTGTTGGCGTTCGCCTTGGCAGTGGAGGCCAAAGTTGG tGATTCTAGTCTATCCAGCTTCTGCTCAGAGTCGGATGAATGTCTTCTGTATAACCTCACTTGCAAGGGGGTCGGCTACGAG GTGCGCAGGTATGAGGCCACCAAATGGGCGTCTGTCGAGGTGGAATCCGTCTTCATGGAAATGGCCATCAGCAAAGCTTTCTGGAAACTCTTCAGATACATCATGGGGTCCAATGAGGCTg GCATAAAGATTGACATGGCAGCGCCCGTTATCATCAAAGGCCCAGACAGTCGAAGCATGTGGCAGTCATCAGGCTTCACCATTAACTTCCTGCTGCCTTCCACCTACCAGCTCAACCAGGCTCCTGTTCCCAAGCCCATCGACAGCGCC GTGAGCATCATTGAGACGCCTGACATGCAGGTTTATGTGAAGAGCTATGGAGGCTGGATGTCCTTTATCTCCTCAAGGATGCAGTCTCGTGCCCTGAGGAGCGCTATGGACGCTGCCGGAGCATCCTACGTCAGGGGGTACCACTATGATGTTGGCTACAACAG cccTATGAAGATGACAAACAGGCACAATGAGGTGTGGTACGCAGTGGAGGGCGAGCCTGTGTGCGCTGTGTAG
- the LOC134077323 gene encoding heme-binding protein 2-like, with translation MVYVAGIIVLLFSLAVEARIGDSSESSLCTETKECLLFNLTCTGEEYEVRQYETTKWVSAEVESVFMEVAINRAFWKLFKYIQGENDAGMKIEMTAPVLMKTQDSTSIWKSSAYTVSFLLPSIFQHSQSPPLPTDSSVYFSTMPDMKVYVKSYGGWLFGLTSRMKSRSLRQSLDAVDASYTKGFHYDVGYDSPTKMRDRHNEVWYIVEGEPVCPAAAE, from the exons AT GGTCTATGTAGCAGGAATAATTGTGTTGCTGTTCTCCCTGGCAGTGGAGGCCAGAATTGG TGATTCGAGTGAATCCAGCTTGTGCACAGAGACAAAGGAATGTCTTCTATTTAACCTCACCTGCACAGGTGAGGAGTATGAG GTGCGCCAGTACGAGACCACCAAATGGGTGTCAGCCGAAGTGGAATCCGTCTTTATGGAAGTGGCCATCAACAGAGCTTTCTGGAAACTCTTCAAATACATCCAGGGGGAGAATGATGCTG GCATGAAGATTGAGATGACTGCGCCCGTGCTCATGAAGACCCAGGACAGCACAAGCATATGGAAGTCGTCAGCCTACACCGTCAGCTTCCTCCTGCCCTCCATTTTCCAGCACAGCCAgagtcctcccctccccactgaTAGCAGT GTGTACTTCAGCACGATGCCTGACATGAAGGTGTATGTTAAAAGCTACGGAGGATGGTTGTTCGGTCTCACCTCGAGAATGAAGTCACGCAGCCTGAGGCAGTCACTGGACGCCGTTGATGCCTCCTACACGAAAGGGTTCCACTACGACGTTGGCTATGACAG cccTACGaagatgagggacaggcacaacGAGGTGTGGTACATAGTGGAGGGAGAGCCTGTGTGTCCAGCAGCTGCTGAATGA